In Thiovibrio frasassiensis, one DNA window encodes the following:
- the mutY gene encoding A/G-specific adenine glycosylase, with protein sequence MPPLTLQDGLLHWFANNGRDLPWRRTYLPYHIWISEIMLQQTQMDRVVVYFNRWLESFPDIASLAKAKEEEVLRLWEGLGYYSRAKNILKTAGLLSGNHGGGLPEDHTALLQLPGIGRYTAGAIMSLAFNRNHPIVDANVERLFSRLFNLAAPVKEKQTHAFIWQMAAKLIPKGKARFFNQALMELGALICQPRSPRCDLCPLRDHCEAFAMGVVSERPVTGKPKEIIKISMATGILHHQDKIYIQKRLADDVWPNLWEFPGGRIKEGETPEEALVREYYEETGFTIHRLEKIAAIRHSFTRYRVTLHCYHCHLQTSKTEPILKAAQEYRWAAPEELENFAFPAPHRSLINRLAGEL encoded by the coding sequence ATGCCGCCGCTTACCCTCCAGGATGGACTGCTCCACTGGTTCGCCAATAATGGCCGCGACCTTCCCTGGCGCCGCACCTACCTCCCGTACCACATTTGGATTTCAGAGATCATGTTGCAGCAGACCCAGATGGATCGGGTCGTTGTCTACTTCAACCGCTGGCTCGAATCTTTCCCCGACATTGCCAGCCTGGCAAAGGCCAAGGAAGAGGAGGTCCTCCGTTTGTGGGAAGGGTTGGGCTATTACTCCCGAGCCAAAAATATCCTCAAGACAGCCGGGCTGCTCAGCGGCAACCATGGTGGCGGACTGCCGGAAGACCATACCGCCCTGCTTCAGCTTCCCGGTATTGGCCGCTACACCGCCGGGGCCATCATGAGTCTGGCCTTCAACCGAAACCACCCCATCGTGGACGCCAATGTGGAACGCCTTTTCTCGCGGCTCTTCAATCTGGCGGCTCCGGTCAAGGAAAAGCAGACCCACGCTTTCATCTGGCAGATGGCAGCCAAGCTTATCCCCAAGGGCAAGGCACGTTTTTTCAACCAAGCCCTCATGGAGCTTGGCGCCTTGATCTGTCAACCCCGTTCCCCCCGCTGCGATCTTTGTCCGCTTCGCGACCACTGCGAAGCCTTTGCCATGGGTGTTGTGTCCGAGAGGCCGGTTACCGGCAAACCAAAGGAGATCATCAAAATCAGTATGGCAACCGGCATACTCCACCACCAAGACAAGATCTACATCCAAAAACGTCTGGCCGATGATGTCTGGCCCAATCTCTGGGAATTTCCCGGCGGACGGATTAAAGAAGGGGAGACGCCGGAAGAGGCGCTGGTTCGCGAGTATTATGAAGAAACAGGCTTTACCATCCACCGCTTAGAAAAAATCGCCGCCATCCGACACAGCTTCACCAGATACCGGGTTACACTCCATTGTTATCATTGCCACCTACAAACCAGCAAGACAGAACCGATTCTCAAGGCCGCTCAGGAATACCGTTGGGCAGCCCCGGAGGAACTTGAAAATTTCGCTTTTCCCGCTCCCCATCGCAGCTTAATCAACCGCCTCGCTGGGGAATTATAA
- a CDS encoding two-component system sensor histidine kinase NtrB — MTEETAAETQKQFLILKNAVENTNEAFVTIDENSTVIFFNRAAERMFGYERAEIVGHDLGKILTDMCRAGHELAVAKYIRTGRATLIGHETELVVARKNGETFPATISFSVADIEGALYFTGLVRDLSDTKILEDRLAQNERLAALGQTVAEINHEIKNPLIMIGGFARQLLKKATVENDRAKLTIIVDEVTRLEHLLAGLKELYRPPQLNLAGISLNELLAEVVDLAHSYSGGKGIDIRLAVSDDVVVEVDREKIKQVLLNLVKNGIEATPPGGEIVVSTRVQELLVEVEVTDTGEGISEEIKKRIFLPFFTTKEQGTGLGLCISKRIIEDHPGCSFQLDSEEGKGTVATIGFRRSKG; from the coding sequence ATGACTGAGGAAACGGCGGCAGAGACGCAGAAGCAGTTTCTCATTCTCAAGAACGCGGTTGAAAATACCAACGAGGCTTTTGTCACCATTGATGAAAACTCCACGGTGATCTTTTTCAACAGGGCGGCAGAGAGGATGTTCGGGTATGAGCGGGCGGAGATTGTCGGCCACGATCTGGGTAAAATCCTGACCGATATGTGTAGGGCAGGGCATGAGCTGGCCGTGGCCAAATATATCCGAACCGGTCGGGCAACCTTGATCGGGCACGAGACCGAACTGGTGGTGGCCCGGAAAAACGGCGAAACCTTTCCTGCTACCATCTCTTTTTCCGTGGCGGATATCGAGGGTGCGCTTTATTTTACCGGTCTGGTCAGGGATCTCTCCGATACCAAGATCCTGGAGGACCGTCTGGCTCAGAACGAGCGGCTCGCCGCGTTGGGGCAAACAGTCGCCGAGATCAATCATGAAATAAAAAATCCCCTCATTATGATTGGCGGGTTTGCCCGGCAGCTCTTGAAAAAAGCAACGGTGGAGAACGATCGGGCGAAGCTGACCATCATCGTTGATGAAGTCACCCGCCTGGAACATCTCCTTGCCGGGCTAAAAGAACTGTATCGGCCCCCGCAACTCAATCTTGCCGGCATCTCCCTCAATGAGCTGCTGGCCGAGGTCGTTGATCTGGCGCATTCTTATTCCGGCGGCAAGGGGATTGATATTCGGCTTGCGGTCAGCGACGATGTTGTCGTCGAGGTGGACCGGGAGAAGATAAAGCAGGTGCTCCTGAACCTGGTGAAGAATGGGATTGAAGCGACACCGCCGGGGGGAGAGATTGTGGTCAGCACCAGGGTGCAGGAGCTTCTGGTGGAGGTTGAGGTCACGGACACCGGGGAGGGGATTTCCGAGGAAATTAAGAAAAGGATATTCCTGCCTTTTTTCACCACCAAAGAACAGGGGACCGGCTTAGGCCTTTGTATCTCCAAAAGGATTATCGAGGATCACCCCGGTTGTTCCTTCCAGTTGGACAGTGAGGAAGGCAAGGGCACTGTCGCCACCATCGGTTTCCGTCGCAGCAAGGGTTGA
- a CDS encoding diguanylate cyclase, whose protein sequence is MLPSKSDHRAHLKRFAVNISMVILLFISALFTGIYLNHQKALDQELKGRAQALFNSIIITRKWNALHGGVFVEKTPGMVSNPYLQSPDITASNGKTYTKKNPALMTREISEIADKEGAFQFHITSLRPLNPGNAPDTFERQALLSFAQGKSETILKEKNGNATYYRYMAPLFVEESCLSCHADQGYRIGDVRGGISIRFNIEKMERALVLNKLLLALLFTVTLASLLGIVFSLVGSLKKKLAAAEETIREMATTDELTKLKNRRFLLNRLAEEIERATRYRHPLSCIFFDADHFKEINDTYGHEAGDEVLKTISTTAQGQCRLTDILGRYGGEEFLMILPETEREQATALAERLRQAIEHQTSIADHPQIRITATFGVACYSPETTVPQPDRSVIINQADAAMLEAKKAGRNRVGIAP, encoded by the coding sequence ATGCTCCCATCCAAATCAGATCATCGTGCCCATCTGAAACGGTTTGCCGTCAATATCAGCATGGTCATCCTGCTGTTTATTTCCGCACTTTTCACCGGTATCTACCTCAATCACCAGAAGGCCCTCGATCAAGAGCTCAAGGGGCGGGCGCAGGCGCTTTTCAACAGCATTATCATCACCCGGAAATGGAATGCCCTGCACGGCGGTGTCTTTGTCGAAAAAACACCGGGCATGGTGTCCAACCCCTACCTCCAGAGCCCCGATATCACCGCCAGTAACGGCAAGACCTATACCAAGAAAAACCCCGCCCTGATGACCCGGGAGATCTCGGAAATCGCCGACAAAGAAGGCGCGTTCCAGTTCCACATCACCAGCCTCAGGCCACTCAATCCCGGCAATGCGCCGGACACCTTTGAGCGCCAAGCGCTCCTGAGTTTTGCCCAAGGGAAATCCGAGACGATCCTCAAGGAAAAGAACGGGAACGCCACCTATTACAGGTATATGGCACCGCTCTTCGTTGAAGAATCATGCCTTTCCTGCCATGCTGACCAAGGATACCGAATTGGCGATGTCCGTGGCGGCATCAGCATCCGCTTCAATATTGAGAAGATGGAACGGGCCTTGGTGCTGAATAAATTGCTTCTTGCCCTGCTGTTCACGGTAACGCTTGCTTCTTTACTGGGAATCGTTTTCAGCCTGGTTGGCTCTCTCAAGAAAAAACTGGCTGCTGCGGAAGAAACTATCCGGGAGATGGCGACAACCGACGAACTGACCAAACTGAAAAACCGCCGTTTTCTGCTCAATCGGCTCGCAGAGGAAATCGAACGCGCCACCCGTTACCGCCATCCCCTTTCCTGTATCTTTTTTGATGCAGACCACTTCAAAGAAATAAATGACACGTATGGCCATGAAGCAGGCGATGAGGTCCTCAAAACCATCAGCACCACCGCGCAAGGGCAATGCCGCCTGACCGACATTCTTGGCCGTTACGGCGGGGAAGAATTTCTCATGATTTTACCGGAAACCGAACGAGAACAGGCGACCGCCCTGGCGGAGCGGTTGCGGCAAGCCATCGAGCACCAAACCAGCATTGCCGACCACCCGCAGATCCGGATCACTGCCACCTTTGGCGTGGCGTGCTACTCACCCGAGACCACCGTTCCCCAACCTGATCGGTCCGTTATTATCAACCAAGCCGATGCCGCAATGCTCGAAGCCAAGAAAGCCGGCCGAAACCGCGTTGGCATCGCACCCTGA
- a CDS encoding MBL fold metallo-hydrolase, producing the protein MKVHFLGVGEACDPEHCNTSLLVLSGSKNHYILLDCGFTTPHRYFKDCSDPEQLEALWISHFHGDHFFGVPLLLLRFWEMGRTRPLLLVGPSGLQEKVEMALDLAYPGFGRKLRYAVQYLVVAEGDSFTAAGFAWQTAAMDHSQPCLAVRLTSEGKSLLYSGDGRCTGPVADLARGCDLIIQETYRVSGETPGHGSVAGSLALARQAGCLKLALVHIGRLEREGAAEKLRKLCPQGEVLAVLLPEAGETLVL; encoded by the coding sequence ATGAAAGTCCATTTCTTGGGGGTTGGCGAAGCCTGTGACCCGGAACACTGTAACACCTCGCTTCTGGTTTTAAGCGGGAGCAAAAATCATTATATCCTACTTGACTGCGGATTTACCACCCCCCATCGATATTTTAAAGATTGTTCCGATCCGGAGCAGCTTGAGGCCCTGTGGATTTCGCATTTTCACGGCGATCATTTTTTCGGGGTTCCCTTGCTGCTCCTTCGCTTTTGGGAGATGGGGCGGACCCGTCCGCTGCTGCTTGTCGGGCCCTCTGGCTTGCAGGAGAAAGTTGAAATGGCCCTTGACTTGGCGTATCCTGGATTTGGTAGAAAATTGCGTTATGCCGTGCAATATCTGGTGGTAGCCGAGGGGGACTCTTTTACGGCGGCAGGCTTTGCCTGGCAGACCGCGGCAATGGACCACTCCCAGCCTTGCCTTGCCGTCAGGCTGACAAGCGAAGGGAAGTCATTGTTGTACAGTGGTGACGGCCGGTGTACCGGCCCGGTGGCTGACTTGGCGCGGGGATGTGATTTAATTATTCAGGAGACGTACCGTGTTTCCGGGGAGACTCCCGGGCATGGGAGCGTTGCCGGGAGCCTTGCTCTTGCCAGGCAGGCCGGCTGTCTTAAGCTGGCGCTGGTGCATATCGGGCGTCTTGAGCGGGAAGGGGCGGCGGAAAAACTGCGGAAGCTGTGTCCACAGGGAGAAGTGTTGGCGGTGTTGCTGCCGGAAGCGGGTGAGACCTTAGTGTTGTAA
- a CDS encoding DEAD/DEAH box helicase — protein MWPTATEEELLAALAELAEANLLKKGVCSAEMAEIVARDCRKQKYFPRLASAIQHAWPTPRPEENPDPDTLWHRVLRDLRLALLAGDETEYTHNLLTLLELQETFPERFQENPLVTLCGNSFDPLWFAGLPLHIQLYALHQIFLSGLLHLTEIILPLEYLQDKRFLKGLPAKNREPFSYLLTSHLLIRGETRAASTWLKASQQQLPPLGIQGWQQLLAGDTTAAIHCYEEDLAKIRKANQNAQAYFTGVEGLFYLMALLQNGDYTAHQQIRDIISDLEAIQPHNPFLPSYFLLLALVEAKENRLDLARDRLTAVSILPKPHSITTLFLGLVTYWIEGRPSPVCLPYLKAYQKKAAAHGYLWLACEYASLLRLAGEKSTPPAITPEPPEVCSLVTAITPEEQWQRALRALNFSSAPALNLPPPTTSSRLAWMIDYRSQDGLISLAPKIQNLTARGQWTKGRSVALRKLYRKNKPSYLSPQDLLACETITESKDSRGVFFRFTMPDALVVLIGHPHAFLADSPKTPVEILQGEPELRVDQQGESLLIQFSPWPDNTDAIVLRETPARFKIYPITMDHRRVAEIIGPNGLSVPLGGKDELFATLGNISSFMTVHSTIEGKSVGVAEVQPDSRIHMQLLPYGPGFRLAMLVRPLQPDGPYQRPGEGPKTIIAHSGGKRTQTKRDLELEEKNGRLVEESCPMLAKGTDLEREWLLQDPEECLQLLLELQSLPDNVIIEWPEGERLTVSPPAELNQFLLTVKERNNWFEMSGTLKLNESLVLDMRTLLELAQTNSSRFIPLGHGHFLSLSRELRKRLDEIAAFAELKKSTVRLHPLAALALEDFTNGVGELHTDERWQEQQNRLKEAQEYEPKIPSTFKAVLRDYQLEGFNWLARLANWGVGACLADDMGLGKTVQALALALDRAVQGPTLVVAPTSVCPNWEEEANRFAPTFRVVLFGGRQRKKMLSELGPFDLLICSYGLLQQESALLATQNWETIILDEAQAIKNFITKRSRAAMLLQGRFKMVTTGTPIENHLTELWNLFQFINPGLLGSLNQFNQRFAIPIERGNDPEARKKLKKLISPFILRRLKSQVLEELPERTEILLQVEMEEREAALYTALRQRALENLRQTGGPPGKRSLQILAEIMKLRRACCNPRLVLPDTDIPSSKLTLFAKLVDELRENGHKALVFSQFVDHLSLVREHLDKEGISYRYLDGSTPSKERQRQVQEFQAGNGDLFLISLKAGGVGLNLTAADYVIHMDPWWNPAVEDQASDRAHRIGQKHPVTIYRLVAKNSIEEKIVHLHHEKRALADSLLEGTDISHAMNPADLLRLLKEA, from the coding sequence ATGTGGCCGACGGCCACCGAAGAAGAACTCCTGGCCGCCCTCGCTGAACTCGCAGAGGCAAATCTCTTAAAAAAAGGGGTCTGCTCCGCAGAGATGGCCGAAATCGTGGCGCGGGATTGCCGGAAACAGAAATACTTCCCGAGACTTGCCTCCGCCATCCAACATGCCTGGCCAACCCCACGCCCGGAAGAAAACCCCGACCCGGACACCCTGTGGCATCGCGTCCTGCGCGATCTTCGCCTTGCGCTCCTTGCTGGGGACGAAACCGAATATACTCACAATCTCCTTACCCTTCTTGAACTCCAGGAGACATTCCCCGAGCGTTTCCAGGAAAACCCTCTGGTCACGCTCTGTGGCAACTCTTTTGACCCGCTCTGGTTTGCCGGACTCCCCCTGCATATCCAACTCTACGCCCTGCACCAAATATTTCTCAGCGGACTGCTCCACCTGACGGAAATCATCCTGCCTCTCGAATACTTGCAAGACAAGCGGTTCCTCAAGGGACTTCCCGCCAAGAACCGTGAGCCATTCTCTTACCTGCTCACCTCCCATCTGCTTATCCGGGGAGAAACCCGGGCAGCCTCCACCTGGCTCAAGGCAAGCCAGCAACAGCTCCCGCCGTTGGGCATACAGGGTTGGCAACAGTTGCTGGCCGGAGATACCACGGCAGCGATTCACTGCTACGAAGAAGATCTCGCCAAGATCAGAAAGGCCAACCAGAACGCACAGGCTTATTTTACCGGAGTCGAGGGGCTCTTCTACTTGATGGCCCTGCTGCAAAATGGGGATTACACCGCGCACCAGCAGATCCGGGACATTATTAGCGACCTTGAGGCTATTCAACCCCACAACCCTTTTCTGCCCTCCTACTTCCTTCTCCTCGCCCTGGTGGAAGCCAAGGAAAACCGCCTTGATCTGGCCCGCGACCGACTCACCGCCGTGAGCATCCTGCCCAAACCGCACAGCATCACCACACTTTTTCTGGGCCTGGTCACTTACTGGATTGAAGGAAGGCCCAGCCCGGTCTGCCTCCCTTACCTCAAGGCCTACCAGAAAAAAGCCGCGGCCCATGGCTATCTGTGGCTTGCCTGCGAATATGCTTCCCTGTTGCGTCTGGCCGGAGAAAAATCAACTCCCCCGGCCATCACGCCCGAACCTCCGGAAGTCTGTTCGCTTGTCACGGCCATTACCCCGGAAGAGCAATGGCAACGCGCCCTGCGTGCCCTCAATTTCAGCTCGGCTCCAGCCCTGAACCTCCCCCCGCCCACGACCTCCTCGCGACTGGCCTGGATGATTGATTACCGCAGCCAGGATGGCCTCATCTCCCTGGCGCCGAAGATTCAGAATCTTACCGCCCGTGGCCAATGGACCAAGGGCAGATCGGTGGCACTCAGAAAGCTGTATCGCAAAAACAAACCTTCCTATTTAAGCCCGCAGGATCTTCTCGCGTGTGAAACCATTACGGAAAGCAAAGACAGCCGGGGCGTTTTTTTCCGCTTTACCATGCCCGATGCCCTGGTGGTCCTCATCGGTCACCCCCATGCCTTCCTTGCCGACTCGCCCAAAACCCCGGTTGAGATTCTGCAGGGCGAACCGGAGTTGCGGGTTGATCAGCAGGGCGAATCACTGCTGATCCAGTTCTCGCCATGGCCCGACAATACCGACGCAATAGTCCTCCGGGAAACCCCGGCCCGTTTCAAAATTTACCCCATCACCATGGACCATCGCCGGGTGGCGGAGATTATCGGGCCCAATGGTTTGAGTGTTCCCTTGGGCGGCAAGGACGAACTTTTTGCCACCTTGGGCAACATCTCTTCCTTCATGACCGTCCACTCAACCATCGAAGGCAAATCCGTGGGAGTTGCCGAGGTGCAGCCGGATTCGCGCATCCACATGCAGCTCCTGCCTTACGGCCCGGGGTTCAGACTGGCCATGCTCGTCAGACCGTTACAACCGGACGGCCCGTACCAAAGGCCGGGAGAAGGGCCCAAAACCATCATCGCCCATAGCGGCGGCAAACGGACGCAGACAAAGCGCGACCTGGAACTGGAAGAAAAAAACGGACGCCTTGTCGAAGAATCCTGCCCCATGCTGGCAAAGGGGACGGATCTTGAGCGGGAATGGTTGTTACAGGACCCGGAAGAATGCCTGCAGCTCCTCCTAGAGCTGCAAAGCCTGCCGGATAATGTCATCATAGAATGGCCCGAAGGGGAACGGCTGACGGTGAGCCCGCCGGCTGAGCTCAACCAATTTCTCCTCACCGTAAAAGAACGCAACAATTGGTTTGAGATGAGCGGAACCTTGAAGCTCAACGAATCCCTGGTGCTCGACATGCGCACCCTGCTCGAACTGGCCCAGACAAACAGCAGCCGCTTCATCCCCTTGGGGCATGGCCATTTCCTCTCCCTGTCCCGGGAGCTGCGCAAACGGCTGGACGAAATCGCCGCCTTTGCCGAACTCAAGAAAAGCACGGTCCGCTTGCACCCTCTTGCCGCCCTGGCCCTGGAGGATTTCACCAACGGGGTGGGAGAACTCCACACGGACGAGCGGTGGCAAGAGCAGCAGAACCGTCTCAAAGAGGCCCAGGAGTACGAGCCCAAGATACCATCCACCTTCAAGGCCGTACTGCGCGATTATCAGCTGGAAGGGTTCAACTGGTTGGCCCGCTTGGCCAACTGGGGGGTGGGCGCCTGCCTGGCGGACGACATGGGGCTTGGCAAAACCGTTCAGGCCCTGGCCCTGGCCCTTGACCGCGCGGTGCAGGGGCCGACCCTGGTGGTGGCCCCTACCTCGGTGTGCCCCAATTGGGAAGAGGAGGCAAACCGCTTTGCCCCGACCTTCAGGGTGGTTCTTTTTGGCGGACGCCAGCGGAAAAAAATGCTCTCGGAACTTGGCCCCTTCGATCTGCTCATCTGCAGCTACGGCCTGCTCCAGCAAGAATCCGCACTCCTTGCCACCCAGAACTGGGAAACCATCATCCTGGACGAGGCCCAGGCCATCAAGAATTTCATCACCAAACGCTCGCGGGCTGCCATGCTGCTGCAAGGCCGATTCAAGATGGTCACCACCGGCACCCCCATTGAAAATCACCTCACCGAGCTCTGGAACCTGTTTCAATTCATCAACCCAGGGCTCCTCGGCTCCCTGAATCAATTCAACCAGCGCTTTGCCATCCCCATTGAACGGGGCAACGACCCGGAGGCCCGGAAAAAACTCAAGAAACTGATCAGCCCCTTTATCCTGCGCCGCCTCAAATCACAGGTTCTCGAGGAGTTGCCCGAACGCACCGAGATCCTCCTGCAGGTGGAGATGGAAGAAAGGGAGGCCGCGCTCTATACCGCCCTCCGGCAGCGGGCCCTGGAAAACCTGCGCCAGACAGGCGGACCGCCGGGGAAACGCTCGCTGCAGATTCTGGCCGAGATCATGAAACTGCGCCGGGCCTGCTGCAACCCGCGCCTGGTACTGCCGGATACGGACATCCCCAGCTCCAAGCTCACCCTCTTTGCCAAGCTTGTCGACGAATTGCGGGAAAATGGCCACAAGGCCCTGGTCTTCAGCCAGTTTGTCGATCATTTAAGCCTTGTCCGGGAGCATCTCGACAAAGAAGGGATTTCCTACAGATATCTGGACGGCAGCACCCCCTCCAAGGAGCGCCAGCGCCAGGTCCAGGAATTTCAAGCGGGCAATGGCGACCTGTTTTTGATCAGTCTCAAGGCCGGCGGGGTTGGCCTCAACCTCACTGCCGCCGACTACGTGATCCACATGGATCCCTGGTGGAATCCCGCCGTGGAAGATCAGGCCTCGGACCGGGCCCATCGCATCGGCCAGAAACACCCGGTAACCATTTACCGCCTGGTGGCAAAAAACAGCATCGAGGAAAAAATCGTCCATCTCCACCATGAAAAAAGAGCCTTGGCGGACAGCCTGCTGGAAGGAACCGATATCAGCCACGCCATGAATCCCGCAGACCTCTTGCGTCTGTTGAAGGAAGCTTGA
- a CDS encoding GGDEF domain-containing protein encodes MRQQMIRALIYLAIILLMANISPVIDSFLHPEIPYFDPEHLLVGGLTATITALLLSLLISHANRMTKVAHELSLLNKTLREQSSRDSLTGLYNHRYFQEMLRHEFLLSQRYRTELSCMMLDLDLFKEVNDTCGHPFGDLVLKGTAEQILHEARTTDIVARYGGEEFAILLPNTDLEGATRIAERIRARAQEYTHQDKGLAMRVTISIGLASNRAHSPKKPEELLTFADQALYRAKEAGRNKVTAYSELPAGESSGSILPS; translated from the coding sequence ATGCGCCAACAGATGATCCGAGCCCTGATCTATCTGGCCATTATCCTGCTCATGGCCAACATCAGTCCGGTCATCGATTCTTTTCTGCACCCGGAAATCCCCTATTTTGACCCGGAACATCTCCTGGTGGGCGGGCTAACCGCGACCATCACCGCCCTCCTGCTCAGCCTGCTCATTTCCCACGCCAATCGCATGACCAAGGTCGCCCATGAGCTCAGCCTCCTCAACAAAACCCTCCGCGAACAGTCCAGCCGCGACAGCCTGACCGGGCTCTACAATCACCGGTACTTCCAAGAAATGCTCCGCCATGAATTCCTTCTCTCCCAACGGTACCGGACGGAGTTGTCCTGTATGATGCTCGACCTCGACCTTTTCAAGGAGGTCAACGATACCTGCGGCCACCCCTTCGGCGATCTGGTCCTGAAAGGCACTGCGGAACAGATCCTCCACGAGGCCCGCACCACAGATATCGTAGCCCGCTATGGTGGAGAAGAGTTTGCCATCCTCCTGCCCAACACCGACCTGGAAGGCGCCACCCGCATTGCCGAACGGATCCGCGCCCGAGCCCAAGAATATACCCATCAAGACAAGGGGCTTGCCATGCGGGTCACCATCAGTATTGGTCTGGCCTCGAACCGGGCCCACTCCCCGAAAAAGCCGGAAGAGCTGCTGACCTTTGCCGACCAAGCCCTGTATCGGGCCAAGGAAGCAGGCCGCAACAAGGTGACCGCTTACTCCGAGCTTCCCGCAGGCGAATCCTCCGGAAGCATACTGCCATCTTGA
- a CDS encoding thioredoxin family protein, with translation MMASKQHRKPRCGKCQTPLPMAAYATPVELTDQEAAQVIAEADLPMLLDFYSPSCGPCRMLAPVIEKLAQQFFGRAIIAKIDTSTNHLSAGRYGIRGVPTLLFLKNGQVVDQIVGALPEGALIAKLDNFLRT, from the coding sequence ATGATGGCCAGCAAACAACACCGCAAGCCGCGTTGCGGCAAGTGCCAGACCCCGCTTCCCATGGCCGCTTACGCCACGCCGGTTGAACTTACCGATCAGGAGGCTGCGCAGGTGATCGCCGAGGCGGACCTGCCCATGCTCCTCGACTTCTATTCGCCGAGTTGCGGTCCCTGCCGGATGCTGGCTCCGGTTATTGAAAAACTGGCGCAGCAATTTTTCGGACGAGCGATCATCGCCAAGATCGACACCAGCACAAACCATCTCAGCGCCGGACGATACGGAATCCGAGGGGTCCCAACCCTTCTTTTCCTTAAAAACGGCCAGGTTGTCGACCAGATTGTCGGGGCCTTGCCCGAGGGCGCTCTTATCGCCAAACTCGACAATTTCCTCCGAACCTAG
- a CDS encoding PilZ domain-containing protein, whose product MKKTLPVPGWLDIGADYESSISSELIDRTIARLVAGHVPIFLAGKGYQSGPAILIGTNDQGLLIDKPRDWQSCQKIRLSFKDKAKLANHFDVHILSESADTLQSSLPGEIFRLQRRARYRVDVPSGCHVSFRSNNNLHTGLTLKNISATGMLFFSKRPMVLPQTDIQDIALSIPAGEGKDILTGWQQKKISQGDIVRTFHDRQLGMVCYGVAFRSKGREEDELARYIRERERELILKGLPA is encoded by the coding sequence ATGAAAAAAACACTCCCCGTTCCGGGCTGGCTCGATATTGGCGCAGATTATGAATCCTCCATCTCAAGCGAACTTATCGACCGAACCATCGCACGGCTCGTGGCCGGACATGTGCCGATCTTTCTTGCCGGCAAGGGGTATCAGTCCGGACCCGCCATCCTGATCGGCACCAACGATCAGGGGTTGCTCATCGATAAACCGCGCGACTGGCAATCTTGCCAAAAGATCCGTCTTAGTTTTAAAGACAAGGCAAAGCTTGCCAACCATTTTGATGTACACATCCTGTCTGAATCTGCGGACACCTTACAATCCTCCCTGCCTGGAGAGATTTTCCGCTTGCAGCGCCGGGCCCGTTACCGGGTCGATGTTCCCTCTGGCTGCCATGTTTCCTTTCGGAGCAACAACAATCTGCACACCGGCCTGACCCTGAAAAATATCAGCGCTACCGGCATGCTCTTTTTTTCCAAAAGACCGATGGTATTACCGCAAACCGACATCCAGGACATAGCTCTGTCAATTCCGGCCGGGGAAGGAAAAGATATTCTGACGGGTTGGCAACAGAAAAAAATTTCTCAAGGAGACATTGTCCGGACCTTCCATGACCGGCAGCTGGGCATGGTCTGTTACGGGGTTGCCTTCCGAAGCAAAGGCAGGGAAGAAGATGAATTGGCGCGGTACATCCGCGAGCGGGAACGCGAATTGATCCTCAAGGGGCTACCGGCCTGA